In Pseudomonas sp. P5_109, the genomic window AGCAGCGGCACGGTCATGACCACCAAGGTCGGCACCATGCAAGGCACCTATCAGATGCTTTCCGACGACGGCAAACATTTCGATGCCATCATTGCGCCCTTCCGCCTGGCGGTGCCCGGAGCCCTGCACTGATGGCAACGTACGCTGTCGGCGACCTGCAAGGCTGCCTTCAAGCCCTGCAATGCCTGCTCAAGCAAGTGGCGTTCGACCCTCAACGGGATCGCCTGTGGTTGGTGGGCGATCTGGTCAACCGCGGCCCGCAGTCGCTGGAAACCCTGCGCTTCCTCTATAGCATCCGCGAATCGCTGGTTTGCGTGCTCGGCAACCACGACCTGCACCTGCTGGCGGCCGGACGCAACATCGAACGCCTGAAGAAGGCCGACACCCTGCGCGAGATCATTGAAGCGCCCGATAGCGCCGAACTGCTCGAATGGCTGCGCCAGCAAAAGCTCATGCACTACGACGAACAGCGCAACGTTGCACTGGTCCATGCCGGCATTCCACCGCAGTGGTCGTTGCGCAAAGCCTTGAAATGTGCCGCCGAAGTCGAGACTGCCTTGCGTGACGACAACCTGTTGCCACCCTACCTCGATGGCATGTACGGCAACGACCCGGCGAAATGGGACAACGACCTCAAAGGCGTGACGCGCCTGCGAGTGATCACCAACTATTTCACGCGCATGCGCTTTTGCACCGCCGAAGGCAAACTCGATCTCAAGAGCAAGGAAGGCCTCGATACCGCGCCACCTGGGTACAAGCCCTGGTTCCAGCACAAGGATCGCAAGACCAAGGATGTGAAAATCATCTTCGGCCACTGGGCCGCGCTTGAAGGTAACGTCCATGAGCCGGGTATCTCGGCCCTCGACACCGGCTGCGTCTGGGGCGGCGCCCTGACCCTGATGGACGTCGACAGCCTTGAGCGCCTGTCCTGCAAATGCGACGAACACGGCCATGCCGTGCCGCCAGTCGCCTCATCCATTT contains:
- a CDS encoding symmetrical bis(5'-nucleosyl)-tetraphosphatase: MATYAVGDLQGCLQALQCLLKQVAFDPQRDRLWLVGDLVNRGPQSLETLRFLYSIRESLVCVLGNHDLHLLAAGRNIERLKKADTLREIIEAPDSAELLEWLRQQKLMHYDEQRNVALVHAGIPPQWSLRKALKCAAEVETALRDDNLLPPYLDGMYGNDPAKWDNDLKGVTRLRVITNYFTRMRFCTAEGKLDLKSKEGLDTAPPGYKPWFQHKDRKTKDVKIIFGHWAALEGNVHEPGISALDTGCVWGGALTLMDVDSLERLSCKCDEHGHAVPPVASSISQTSPASAPR